A part of Puntigrus tetrazona isolate hp1 chromosome 21, ASM1883169v1, whole genome shotgun sequence genomic DNA contains:
- the zgc:100829 gene encoding uncharacterized protein zgc:100829 isoform X2 → MLQQILNDMYIDPDVLDALNDEQKKTLFLKMREEQVRRWKEREEKLEREPLKPKPKTANSKSVSWLLGRDGDVQVIVIGEMDELKSSKIIYSGFGERKTASVLNNSHNQPSTLKSNLVNRTSAEPVRSGRENLPPKAHSGVQLNFKVTFLLPPLISDTAEGQRDGLSPQGESSFNSQINHNLHLSLFSRLPFPFPPFFIPFSSIIPFHPFKKKKKKKKPPTPTHLSISQAQQLFHCAALYGSISLLIYQYVRRLFGAGWRPCDF, encoded by the exons ATGCTGCAGCAGATCTTGAACGACATGTACATCGACCCGGATGTGCTGGACGCTCTGAACGACGAGCAGAAGAAGACGCTCTTCCTCAAGATGCGCGAGGAGCAGGTGCGACGCTGGAAGGAGCGAGAGGAGAAGCTGGAGAGGGAGCCGCTCAAACCCAAGCCAAAGACAG CTAATAGCAAGAGTGTCAGCTGGCTGCTGGGACGAGATGGAGACGTGCAGGTCATTGTCATTGGAGAGATGGATGAGCTCAAATCCTCCAAGATCATCTATTCAGGGTTTGGAGAGAGAAAAACGGCCAGCGTCCTTAACAATTCACA CAACCAGCCCAGCACTTTGAAGAGCAACTTGGTAAACCGAACATCAGCGGAACCTGTACGATCAGGGCGAGAAAACCTTCCTCCTAAAGCACATTCGGGAGTTCAGCTCAACTTTAAG GTGACCTTCCTGTTGCCGCCATTAATCTCGGACACAGCCGAGGGGCAGCGAGACGGACTTTCTCCACAGGGAGAGTCATCGTTCAACAGCCAAATAAATCACAACCTCCATCTCTCCCTCTTTTCGCGCCTTCCTTTCCCCTTTCCTCCTTTTTTCATTCCCTTCTCCTCCATTATTCCTTTTCatcctttcaaaaaaaaaaaaaaaaaaaaaaaacctcccacACCCACCCACCTCTCCATCTCTCAGGCACAACAACTCTTTCATTGCGCAGCTCTTTATGGCTCCATCTCTCTTCTCATCTATCAATATGTTCGTCGTCTGTTTGGGGCCGGTTGGCGTCCGTGCGATTTTTGA